DNA from Brassica napus cultivar Da-Ae chromosome C4, Da-Ae, whole genome shotgun sequence:
caaatctccaaaatagcaactttctaagtttatatcacaaaaatagcactcaaaaactaaaatgaccaaatcttttgaaaattttaatttttttatttttcaaaatttgaaatcttatctccaAAAACTCATTTCtcaaccctaaactctaaaccctaaaccctaaaccctaaaccctaaaccctaaaccctaaactctaaaccataaaccctaaaccctaaaccctaaactctaaaccctaaaccctaaattctaaaccctaaaccctaaaccctaaatcctaaatcctaaaccccaccctttaattttaaaccctaagtttgtgacttttgataaaacattaagtactatttttgtgacttttgaccttgagtgctagtttgggaacaaaaacttgatttaatgctatttttgtctttttctcaattAGTTGCAACGATTTTAAATCGTGTTTGTCCTTTTCATTCCCCATTAAGAGAGTGATAGATTATTCATAGTTTAATTGTTTTCAATCTTATGAACAGCTGCATGAATCGGCCAAATAATTCTGAGACCAAGCCGGTACAGCGCGGCGGTCGTGGAGTGCGGGGAACAGGATGAGGACGTGGAAGGGAACAATGCTCATGCTGTGACTTGTACTGACAGTAGAAAAAATCAGATTCCACAACTGATCAACCTCATGCAAGCTCAGCGATCAGTATCCTCTGAGAGTTATCGGGTAAAACTAACCATCCTGATGTGATCATTGACACATGTGCTTCACATCATGACATAAGACTTGTCTCTATCTCTTGATGGATGTCGCTGACATTGTTTCCTCGCTTGATAAATTCCCTAATGGGAATGCATCTAGAGCAACGAAGCGTGGTTCACAGTAACTACACTCTGATTATGTGCTCCACAATGTGTTGTTTGTCCCGGAATTCTATTGTACTCTAATTTccgttgcaaaattgttgaaaCAAACTGGATGTTTAGCAATCTTTACTGAATGTGATGGTTTTTGCAGGATCATTTTTACAAACACTTTGATTGTAGCCGATGAAGAGCGTGAGGGAGTGTACTACTTTACCAGGGTCTTGGCAGCTCGGGCTCATAAAGTTTCAAAGAGGGTCACATCTACTTGAGCTTTGTGGAAATGTAGACTAGAACATCCTTCTACTtgtgtttttatcttttttaccAGATTGTGATCATTCATTCATTCCTTACTGCTCTTGATAtatgtaagaatattttttagatGCGCTGGATAGCTTTGTACACATATATGCTGTAACATTGTTTATCGTAACAAGAGGAAATATGGGAAATTTCAGAACACAAAAGGGAGTTGTATAGTTTGCATTCTCGCATAAAAATGTTCCAGACGTTTTTCACTTCAAACGaagaatattttgtaaaataatgtCTAAAACTAGTATTTTAAAACGAGAAATCTTTAgtttcaccaaccaatagtgtttgagtatttgatatttgatatcttttaaaaaaagaaataaaaattagattatatttttaaaataaaatactaaaaatacataaaaatagttacaaaaaaataaataaattaatattgttaagtgttcagcaaaatactaaaccctataccctaaatcctaaaccctaaaccctaaacgttaaaccttaaactttggataaactctaaaccgttggaaaatcttaaaccctaaatcatacataaaaaactaaattttaataacactaaaccctaaatcctaatcactaaatcctaaacccttgggtaaactctgaacccttggataaatcataaactttagggtttaattttaaatattttttatttagagtttatgatttatccaagagttCAGGGTTtatcaaagggtttagggtttagtgattagggttcagggtttagtgttattaagatttagttttttattaagatttagtttttaatgtatgatttagggtttaaaattttccaatagtttacggtttatccaagatttaaggtttataatttagggtttggagtttaggatttagggtataggatttagtattttgctaatggtttaacaatatttttgtaactatttttatgtatttttattgttttgttttaaaaatataattttatttggaaattcaattttgttttcttttaaaaaatatcaaatatcaaatacttaaATACTATTGGTCGGTGAACCTCGGTGAACTTAGAGGTTcaagggggtgaacccaagaaaccCGAACTGAACGACACGGTAGGAACACGATGAAACGAGACATGAATTTTGGTCAcctataatatatttaagtattaaccatcatacttttaaaatatggttTCTATTAGTTGGTACACAtcactataaaatagtaaacTGACCAAACTTTCCTTCAAATAAgtccaaaaaaaaatggtacAGAAGAAATTTCCTCTCAACTTACTTTATTCTTTTCTTAGACTTGAGTTTCTATGTAAGTTTCCTCTTTCCCTTTCCTTCATCACCTCTTATTCCAACTGCAACTTCCTCACTTTTGCCTCTCCACCAAAGCTCCGTCCAAATTGACTTATtcatcatgtatatatataaaccttATGAAACCATCTCCCACatctcatccaaaacatttattTCATTCATTTTCTAAGTATAGTCTAAATCTAACATGACTGGAAGCCACTTATATTGTCTTATAACCATGGAGAAGAGTTCCTTGTCCGAATGCaaacactcttcttcttcttgtttcccTTTGTTTGGTCTGATCGATTTTTTCCTCATCAGTTTTTTAAAATGGGTTTCTCTCGCTCAGATCTTTTTCTCCAGATCTTGTCCTCTTCTTGCACACCAGCAATGTGTTTccgagaagaagaacaaagatCTCGAGGTCCAGAGCTCCGTCAAACAAGATGATGGTCTTTTCAGAGAAGATGCAGAGATGGTGATGAGAAGCTTAGGACTTCTCGCCGACTCAGAAAGCGAGGGACTTCAGAAACGTTACAGTTCGGAGGAGCTTTCGAACCTGTTTGAAGAGACAGAGCCGAGCTTGGAGGAAGTGAAGCAGGCTTTTGATGTCTTTGATGAAAACAGAGATGGGTTTCTTGATCCAATAGATTTGAAGAGAGTTTTGACAGTCCTTGGGTTAGAGCAAGGATCTAACCTTGAGAACTGCAGGAGAATGATCAGATCGTTCGACGGAAACAAAGATGGAAGAATCGATTTCTATGGATTTGTGAAATTCATGGAGAATAACTTCTGCTGAAGTCATAGTTTCTTAAGTAATAATCTATCAACTTCTgcacaccttttttttttcaacttcttgCTTTAAGATAACGTCTGTTAATATGGTTTTCTCAACACCTTcttgtaaaaattattgaagTTTAATATCAAAAGCTCATATAGAGCACAAAAACAATGACATGAGGAATCACTGTCACAGACATGAACAATCTGTAACAAACAAAAGCCTCACCAGTAAATCACAGAAAGAAAATTGAACTAGTACACACTATTAAAACCTAGAAAACAAATAACTAGAGAAGTTTAGGTTTAAAATCTTCACCAATAAAAAGAACGCTGACCATTTTGAAAATGATGGAACCGGTTGGAATTGCTGTGAGAACCTCGAGATAAAGCTTGATTACTGTCAGTCAGCAGATATCCTCGCGTTTTTAGTCACTCTGGCGTTTTCATAAGACCATAGGCCACAGCTAGCTTTGATTAATCTCTCTCTGCTCGTCGTCTACCCTTAATGGCCTGATCTTTGACAAGACTTACTTCACCTTCGCTTGTAAATCAGCACAATCTCGGCATGTTGATTGTCTTATGAAAGAAACACATGTGGATGGTTTAGTATACATATACAGCTTACTCCAGACTCCTTAACAAGCCTCTTCTGTATCAAAGAATGCACTCTCGCCACAATGTCTCACTCTTTTGGAGTTGGAATGAAAATTAGATAAGAATGTCCTACTTATGGCCTCCTTCCCTAACCCATGATGTGAGAATCCACTTATCATTTTGTTCTAAGTAACTATGTCTCTAAAAATCATGCCCGAGAACGCTTTCCACGCATCCTCCAAGCTACCGCTTGTAGCGTGCATATGAACCAGCGCATTGCCAACCATTACATGGTTCCTATAACCACATTTGCCATACATGTTGATGAGTGCACCACTTGTATCAACATCACTGTTGAAACCAAGCCTTACACATTCGGCTATAATCCACACCAAGAAACCACATTTCTCTCAGACATTTAATCGAACAACTTGCGTGCACGAACAGTTTTTCCGGCATTTCACATAGAAAATGAGATCAAACGAGCGTAAATCGATTCTCCAGTCCTCAGATAACTTGATTCGTTGCGCTGATTAAGCCATGGAAGAGCTTAGACTGGTTTGGATAATAAAGACGCAAGCCTGTTCCACTTTACCAGTCCTTGTTCGAGCACAGACGAGAAGAATAAGCTCTGTTTCACTTTAAGATTTCCGGTTTAATTTCGGTTTAAACTTTACGATTTGGTTAGACCGGAAATGAGATTCCGGTATGGTTACTTGGATTGAACATCAAcagcttttttatttttattcatcgAAAGATTTGTACGAAGATCAAACGCATTTATTTGGAAAATCTTCAAAGATTCTCCCATTTTTTTCACGTCTGTCGGATCTTTGATCTCCCATTTTTTTCACGTCTGTCGGATCTTTGATCTTCACTTCAAAGgatgagtgtgaagagagtagGGCTTCCATTGATGAACGTCGTTAAGCTTAGAGGAACACCGATTCTGCAGCAGTTGCTTCTAGAAGAAAGGCTTCTTCGATCTTCCTCTGCTAATTGGTGTATCGTTAACGATGGAACCAATCGCCCTAACATTGTCATGGGTTTGTCTGGGTAACAAAAGCTTCTTGTCCTAAAATCTTTACACAGTAGTATGCTTTGGTTAGAATCTCACATTGTAGTTTACAGCTATTGCTAAAGATATGACTTTTGAGATTGTGAAAGTATTGATCCTTTTTAACACAGGAAGCCTTGTGAACTTGTTGAGCTTGAACCTGTTATAAGAGATCGAGTACCGGTGATGAAGCGGTTTACTGGAGGAGGCACTGTGATCGTTGACGAAAACACTCTTTTTGTCAGTTTGATTTGCAATAGAAATGATGTTCCAGATGTCCAGCCTTATCCACGATCTGTCATGGCTTGGAGTGGTTCCTTGTATAGTCAAGTGTTTAACGGGATCGGTGATTTTCAGCTACGCGAGAACGGTTTGTGTGCTGGAGACTGATGAATGTTTCTTTAGTTttagttgtgttttttttttctgttgacacattgaaaattttaggttCTTCTTTTCGGATTGTCAGATTATGTTTTTGGTGATCGTAAGTTTGGTGGGAATGCTCAGTCGATGACGAGGAATAGATGGATTCATCATACGTCGTTTCTATGGGACTATAGTGAGAGTAACATGGCTTACCTTAAGCTTCCTTCAAGAGTGCCTCAGTACCGGCTGGTAAGAagattcttattttcttttcagaCTAAATAATTAAGTTATTGATCAGAGTCCTACTTCGTTCTGAGTATTGCAGGAAAGAGACCACACGGATTTCGTTTGTAAAATGAAGGATTATATTGAAAGAGCTGTGTTTATAGAGAAAACCATAAAGGCTGTGGGAACACAATTCATGTTGGAGGAACTTAGCTTGGATGAGATCGATGATTCTTGCAGAGAGCATATAGAAACCACTAGACTTCTCACACTGGATGAGCTCAAAGAAACGTTGGCAAAAACAACTCGAAGTGGGAGTATTGCTCAAGCTGTTTAAGTGTTTTAATACTCTTGATTCTTTAGCTTTCTGTTTGAGATTCAAGTTCTTGGGTGTGGATAAATGTGGACTGGTGATTAAAACACGAAAAATAGAAGAACAAACTCTTGATTGTCTTTCACTGCTTATACAAATGCAACCTTGTTATGTTTAATGCTTCATAGTCATAATCACATCGATTAAGGTTACAATTAGCAAGCTCTTAATGAGTTTCTTCAAGAAGCTCCAACCCCGAGAAAGTCTATAAACCTTGGGGGTTTAGTGGTCATTGTATTTTCTGCTCCTGATGTTGACAGTGCTGAGgttggtggtgatgatgatgatggttgaGAGTTGGAGAGATACCGTGTGTGTAGTTCCACGGAATCTGCAGGTAAGGTAGAGAAGccatgttgatgatgatgatgtcccAAGTACTGCATTGACATGCGCATAGAACAATACTCTTCTAGTAGAAACTGATCTCTGAGGTTAGCACTTTCCTCTTTTGGCATCTTCCAGCTGTAGTTATTGAACTCTGTACTTTCATCACCTACACTTCCTGTAAACCACATAATCAAACCCATGAATTTTATGCATCACAACAACTAAATCCACACAATCAACAGAGATAAAAATCTTCACTATTGAAGATATAAAGAAATGCATGAGACTATCAGAAATTTGTTAGGAGACACAAACCAGGAAACAGGTTGAAGGATGGTAGTAGATTCAGGGGAGCGATTTCATCTGGAGAAGGAGTCTGTCTCTTCCTTGACTTTGAGTAAGAAATTGATTGTTTCCTCAACTTTCTTGCCATGAGAATGTGCCAGTGATTCTTCACTGCATTGTCTGTTCTTCCAGGGAATAGCTTAGCAATCAAAGACCATTTGTTACCAAATGTTCTATGAACTGCAAgtagcttctcttcttcctcttcactgAAGGCACTCTTGATAATCCTTGGATCCAGCTGGTTAAACCACCTCAGTCTGCAACTTTTTCCTTCATACACACagaccaaagaaaaaaagagaggaaggTTTTAACTTTCAGAAACCTGAAGAGTATACAAGAGAGAAGAGGAATGTAACTGGTTTTTGTTTACCTGTTCTTCCTTGCATCTTCCTTGCAATGTGGTTCCACTTCTTAGGACCAAACACTGTCacaagctcttgcagcttgaaATCCTCATAAGGCTTCCAATGACCTCTAGTACAAACCTTGGACAGATGCTTCTTCTTGTTCTCTTGATGCATCATCTTTCTTTTATTACAGAGCTCTCTTAATGATGATGCATTGTTTTCTCCAAGCCCCCATTAAATGGTACTCTGCAATGGGAGATGTCACAAGGGTATTTAGGGAATTCCATCCGAGTCTTCCTCAAGTTGTTTTCCTTAAAACCATGTACATATACATAGGCAGACACATgaatacatacatatatgttttgttGTGGTATTATTCGGTGATGGCTATATCTAAAAATGGAAACCTgaggagagagaaggagaagaggaagaaaagcCACACACGCACACACATCTTTCATGGTTGCTCTCTTCAGAACAGTTTCAGTTCTCTGACAAAGTTTTTTGACTTGTTCCAACATTAATTCTCTATATATTCCCCCACGCTTTACCACATCTATgtatattgttttctttttcaactttttaatcatgttatatatacacatatattctAATATTTCTTGTTACATGTTTTCTAAGAAAAAGCTGACCatgaagaaaaataatagaTAATGTAGTGCATTTTGTGTTTGGCTGATTTATTTTCTAGTTGAACATTGGAGTCTAAGTATCTTACAGATTGTTggacaaaaaaaggaaaaaaatgttaTAGATCAATGAAGAGAATGTTATGTAGtgcactttgttttttttttttttaacattcttATCTTTTGTTATCGCCTATCATTTTTTCTAATATTGGTTTCCAATTTCCAAtcatttaatatatgatttttgttacGAAACAatgtcgattttttttttcttaaaccttGTCGTCTGAATGATAAAGAGGAGAAATCTATGTAAACAGACACttctaaagaaaatatatatgaaaatatgaatTGTAATTGTCTTAGAGAAATATGTACTTGTCCTCACTATCCTAAGAATGAAAACTCAATCTTTAAAAGAAACTAGAAATgccttttttgtttataaaatctcAAATTCATTTAAGtttagaaaattgttttttatacaatatttatgattttttaagaaaattaacttTACAATTTTTTGGTAGAAAAGTTAACTTGTCTTTACATAACCTCACGAACCCAATTATTATATGTAACGGCAATGCAAATTTAAGCATTTCGTCAACTACAATCCAAAAT
Protein-coding regions in this window:
- the LOC106432339 gene encoding probable calcium-binding protein CML46; protein product: MTGSHLYCLITMEKSSLSECKHSSSSCFPLFGLIDFFLISFLKWVSLAQIFFSRSCPLLAHQQCVSEKKNKDLEVQSSVKQDDGLFREDAEMVMRSLGLLADSESEGLQKRYSSEELSNLFEETEPSLEEVKQAFDVFDENRDGFLDPIDLKRVLTVLGLEQGSNLENCRRMIRSFDGNKDGRIDFYGFVKFMENNFC
- the BNAC04G31740D gene encoding lipoate--protein ligase 1, producing the protein MSVKRVGLPLMNVVKLRGTPILQQLLLEERLLRSSSANWCIVNDGTNRPNIVMGLSGKPCELVELEPVIRDRVPVMKRFTGGGTVIVDENTLFVSLICNRNDVPDVQPYPRSVMAWSGSLYSQVFNGIGDFQLRENDYVFGDRKFGGNAQSMTRNRWIHHTSFLWDYSESNMAYLKLPSRVPQYRLERDHTDFVCKMKDYIERAVFIEKTIKAVGTQFMLEELSLDEIDDSCREHIETTRLLTLDELKETLAKTTRSGSIAQAV